In Paenibacillus stellifer, the DNA window TGGCGTTCGATTGCTCCTGCGTACCGACCTGGACAAAGTGGAGGTTGAATTGTTTCTTTTTCATAGCATGGTCTCCTTTCGGAATTTTCAATAATTTATATAGGGAAATGTAGCAGGATAGTTAGTATTAAGCATTTTTGCTGAAGTAGCAGATAGGCTCTTTTGTGGGGCTTATAGGGGCGGCTAGTGAATGAATAAGTTAGTAGATGTTCGGTTCCCGAATGCTGTAAGTTCTCTCTATTATGTTTCGAATAGGGAATTCTGTTGAATTATTGATATTGAATTAATCAAAATTTTCTAAATAAAACCAACTTCATGGTTTATCAGTGCCCTATTAATCTTCTAATGATCTTGAGTATTCTGGGAAAAGAGCTTTCAACATTAAGAGTATTTGATTTACTTCTTCTGGCTTCAGCAATTGACCATTGTAATGCACGGGGATCTCGTTGTTGTTATTTAGCACAAACAGAAGTTCGTAGAATTGTTCATTAAGTATTTTTTCAATTGTTTGCTGCTCGCGTTCCTCTTTCCGCTTCTTCCTATATTCCCAAGCATCAACACCTTTGTATTCCTTAATGTCTTCTCCAGTCGTATCCACTATGTTAAATAAACCCGTTTCATAGTCGCTTTGACCAAGGTCTTCCATTCCAATATACCCTGCTGCGTAAAACAGCGCCCCTGGAGTAACTCCAAGAACATGAGCTAGAGCATTTAGGGTTTCCTTTTGTGGCTTTTGAGTTCCGTCTTCTATCCGCGAGATTGTTGCCTGAGACACTCCGGAATCTGCAGCTAACTGTTTTTGAGATTTATAACCCTTTGATCTTCGTAAGCGTCTAAAAAAATCCCCAAAATTTTCTCCACCTTGAGAAGACATATACATTACTCCTTATTTGCAATAGGTTAGCTAAAGTATAACTTCCCCTAAAAAAATACGCAAATATATACGCATTAACACTTGAAACGAATATATATACGTGATATGATCTTTTCGCGGAGAATATATATACGTTTTGAGGAGGTGTAGATGTGAAGATAAGAGTAAAAGACCCAACTTTCTTAAACGAACTCATCATGATAAAAGGGTTCTATAAGACAGAGTTTGGCAAGGAGATTGGGATGTCTGGCCCAATGACAACTCAAATTACGAACGGTGATAGGTCACCATCACCACGTACAGCAAAGCGCATCTGCGAAGTGCTGGAATGTGAGTGGTCAGAATTGTTTGAGATCGTCAAAACGCCGCATCAAGCAGCCAAGTGACCCGTATCATCACACATTTCAGCATTCCCCGCATCACTCGAGCATAAGCACACCCCAGAGGCTCCCAGCCGCTAAAACGTGCTTAGATCGTCAGCAGTGCAGCTTTTAAGAAGGAGATGAAAAAACATGCAAGCACAAGTCAAGCCCGCAGCCGTCCAGATCCCGCCGCACCTATCCAAGGATCGGTACTGGTGCGGAACGCTTCACCTGTTCATGCAGCACAGTCTACTGCACCGGTACTTTACCCCGAAATACTTTGATTTCGAGGAGGAGACAATTGACTCTGCAGCTCTGAAGCGGCTGTCCCGACCTTGGAGCCAATCAGAGAAGTTTATGCTGAACTTGGCTCTGCATCTATTCAATGAGAACCTGGCGAAGGTGAACCTATCAGATATGGATTTTCTAGATGGCACCAATAAGCAGCTCGTCATTGAGGCGTTGCAGTTACGTTTTAACTAAAGATTCACTACTGGCTTCTTGATCCAAGGAATTATTCATTCAATGCTCGTCAACTCGTAATTTGTATTTAAGAACATACAAAACGGGAATGAAAGGAGGAACTGAGATGCATTCAAACGAGGAAAAAGAAACAACATGTGTTTTCGATTTTGTGAGTAACAGCTGGGAGGTTTACAGCTGCGTTCCGCGTCACATGTCTAAGCTTCGCAAGATCGTTGCTCCCCATTGGGAGGAAATGACTGATGGCAAGGTAACTGCGGCGAAGTTTCGGCTTAGCGGCAAACAGGTCAGTTTTGTAATGGGTAGAACATCGAATATCACGGAAGAACAACGGGAAGCTATTAGCTCCCGGATGAAAGGTATGCACCAAAAACGTAATCAAGAAGTTACAAAATAGCGTTAAGAATTGAAAAGAGGAGGGAGTTATTGATATGCGTAATCAAAGAACAAGACGCCATACCCCGACAGTGATCATCCAGCAGGCTGTGCCGGCATACCAAGCGCCGGAGTTCGTGGAGCGGAAGCCGGAAATTGACCCGCAGCAATTCCTTCAGCAGCTTGGCCAGATGGTCATGCAGCAGCAAGTCCAGCAGCCTCGGCCGGAAACACTGAATGTGAAGGAGGCAGCAGAGTATCTGAGGATCTCTGCTTGGAGCGTGTACGACATGTGCCGGACCAACAGCTTGCCGTTCTTCCGCATCCGGAGCCGTATCTTTTTCCGCCGACATGAATTGGAGCGTTGGATAAGTGAGAATACCAACCAATGCGGCATGGAGAGGTAGGCGGGGCAGTATGACAACAGCACAGAGATTCGTTTCCCTTCGGTTACTTGAGCTGCTCTGCAACCTGACTGCTAAGCGCCATGAGATTGAGCGCGTCGGCATTCGATTTGAGGTGATGGCTGAGCTTCATGAACAGGTAGGTAACGCGCTGTTCCAGGTGAACGGCATTAATCCCGCTCAAGCAAACACGCTCTGGATTATGCTGGAAGATTACGTATCCGGACGTATTAAGGACTTCGAACTGCTGAGCCTGCTGGCTGGGTCCGGTAAGGTGCCAAACAATTGAACAATCGGGGAAGTAATCTG includes these proteins:
- a CDS encoding helix-turn-helix domain-containing protein, encoding MSSQGGENFGDFFRRLRRSKGYKSQKQLAADSGVSQATISRIEDGTQKPQKETLNALAHVLGVTPGALFYAAGYIGMEDLGQSDYETGLFNIVDTTGEDIKEYKGVDAWEYRKKRKEEREQQTIEKILNEQFYELLFVLNNNNEIPVHYNGQLLKPEEVNQILLMLKALFPEYSRSLED
- a CDS encoding helix-turn-helix domain-containing protein, giving the protein MKIRVKDPTFLNELIMIKGFYKTEFGKEIGMSGPMTTQITNGDRSPSPRTAKRICEVLECEWSELFEIVKTPHQAAK
- a CDS encoding helix-turn-helix domain-containing protein, encoding MRNQRTRRHTPTVIIQQAVPAYQAPEFVERKPEIDPQQFLQQLGQMVMQQQVQQPRPETLNVKEAAEYLRISAWSVYDMCRTNSLPFFRIRSRIFFRRHELERWISENTNQCGMER